Proteins co-encoded in one Quercus robur chromosome 8, dhQueRobu3.1, whole genome shotgun sequence genomic window:
- the LOC126697177 gene encoding uncharacterized protein LOC126697177: MVVSSGGGGGPWAEMKGGLTLQILKGRRFMMFGSLLIMNTAGLSYIFGLYSSEIKSSLGYDQTTLNLISFYKDLGANIGIISGLINEITPPWVVLAMGAGFNFFGYFMIWLSVTGRVAKPHVWQMCLYICLGSNSQPFVNTGALVTCIKNFPESRGVLIGVLKGYTGLSGAVITQLYHAIYGDDAKSLILLIAWLPAAICLTFLRTMRIMKAPRQPNELNLLYNFLYISLGLAGFLMIIIIVEKRVTFTQSEYGGSAAMVLFLLFLPLAVVIRDEYRLWKSKNEAMNDPSPIKVTTEEAISNGASTISVTTSAQNKKQVSCWQTAFQPPDRGEDYTILQALFSIDMLLIFFATICGLGGTLTVIDNLGQIGASLGYPKQSISTFVSLVSIWNYLGRVVAGITSEIFITKYKIPRTLMLTLSLLVSCIGHLLIAFNIPNGIYFASVIIGFCFGAQWPLLFAIISEIFGLKYYSTLFNFAAVASPIGSYLLNVRVTGHLYDKEAEKQMAASGLIRKVGEDLKCNGVECFKLSFIIIAAVTFSGTLVSFILVLRTRKFYKSDIYKKFSENENQAQTKTVIAGDGAQLVEAPVR; the protein is encoded by the coding sequence ATGGTTGTtagcagtggtggtggtggaggccCTTGGGCGGAGATGAAGGGTGGCCTCACCCTCCAAATTCTAAAGGGGCGGAGATTCATGATGTTTGGGTCTCTTTTGATTATGAACACGGCTGGTTTGAGCTACATCTTTGGCCTTTACTCCAGCGAGATCAAGTCCTCACTTGGCTATGACCAAACCACCCTCAATTTGATCAGCTTCTACAAGGACTTGGGTGCAAATATTGGAATCATCTCTGGCCTAATCAATGAGATCACACCCCCATGGGTTGTGTTAGCTATGGGTGCAGGGTTCAACTTTTTTGGGTACTTCATGATATGGCTAAGCGTGACCGGAAGAGTTGCCAAGCCCCATGTTTGGCAAATGTGCTTATACATATGCCTTGGCTCAAATTCACAACCTTTTGTCAACACTGGAGCCCTTGTCACTTGCATCAAGAACTTCCCTGAAAGCCGTGGAGTTCTTATTGGTGTTTTGAAGGGTTACACGGGTCTAAGTGGGGCTGTGATTACACAGTTGTACCATGCTATCTATGGTGATGACGCGAAGTCTTTGATTTTGCTAATTGCGTGGCTTCCAGCAGCTATATGTTTGACTTTTCTTCGAACCATGAGGATCATGAAGGCTCCTCGGCAGCCTAACGAGCTCAACCTTCTCTATAATTTCCTCTATATTTCGCTTGGTCTCGCGGGGTTCTTGATGATTATAATCATAGTAGAGAAAAGGGTCACCTTTACACAAAGTGAATATGGAGGGAGTGCAGCCATGGTACTTTTCTTACTGTTTCTCCCACTTGCAGTTGTCATTAGAGACGAGTACAGGCTTTGGAAGAGTAAGAATGAAGCCATGAATGACCCTTCACCAATAAAAGTTACTACAGAGGAGGCAATTTCTAATGGAGCTTCAACAATTTCAGTCACGACAAGTGCTCAAAATAAAAAGCAAGTTTCTTGTTGGCAAACAGCTTTTCAGCCACCAGATAGAGGGGAGGACTACACGATATTACAAGCACTTTTCAGCATTGACATGTTGCTGATATTCTTTGCTACAATCTGTGGCCTAGGGGGAACTTTAACGGTAATAGACAACTTGGGTCAGATTGGAGCTTCCTTAGGATATCCAAAGCAAAGCATAAGCACTTTTGTGTCACTTGTAAGCATTTGGAACTACCTCGGACGTGTGGTCGCAGGTATTACCTCCGAAATTTTCATTACAAAGTACAAAATCCCACGCACTCTCATGCTCACTTTGAGTCTCCTAGTATCATGTATTGGTCACCTCCTAATCGCGTTTAATATACCGAATGGTATCTATTTCGCATCAGtgattattgggttttgttttggtgCACAATGGCCATTGCTCTTTGCAATTATTTCTGAAATCTTTGGCCTCAAGTACTACTCTACACTGTTCAATTTTGCGGCAGTGGCAAGTCCAATAGGGTCATATTTGCTCAATGTGAGAGTCACTGGGCATTTATATGACAAGGAAGCTGAGAAGCAAATGGCAGCCTCGGGGCTCATAAGGAAGGTTGGGGAGGACTTGAAGTGTAATGGGGTTGAGTGCTTCAAATTGTCTTTCATTATCATTGCTGCCGTGACCTTTTCTGGCACACTTGTTTCGTTCATTCTGGTGCTAAGGACTAGGAAGTTCTATAAAAGTGACATCTATAAGAAGTTCAGTGAGAATGAGAATCAGGCCCAAACGAAAACCGTGATAGCTGGAGATGGTGCCCAACTGGTGGAGGCACCAGTTAGGTAG